From a region of the Hymenobacter jejuensis genome:
- the aroB gene encoding 3-dehydroquinate synthase, with amino-acid sequence MLQFSDQSLVIGPEALPALATLLRQPAVSRVLVLADSNTARVCYPQLKPHLPIDHVLIEIPAGEEYKTIQTCDTVWTTLTEERADRFSVLVNLGGGVVTDLGGFCAALYKRGIRCAQVPTTLLAQVDASVGGKTGVDFLGFKNQLGVFQEPAGVFIEPQFLTTLDPRQLKAGYAEIVKHWLIADAEAFNTERHNGLFVDDWTSIIRESVTTKQRIVAADPLEGGLRKVLNFGHTVGHAIESYLLTQPGREVLHGEAVAAGMVCETWLSVKKGLLDEDALDKIETFLFSVFEKIQFILLETEAIAEYARQDKKNAGDVINCTLLERIGSAVYDQPVTLAEIIDSLRYYHRL; translated from the coding sequence ATGCTACAATTTTCAGACCAATCTTTGGTAATCGGCCCAGAAGCTTTGCCTGCTTTGGCTACTCTGTTGCGTCAGCCAGCAGTCAGCCGCGTGCTGGTGTTGGCAGATTCCAATACGGCGCGTGTCTGCTACCCGCAGTTGAAGCCACACTTGCCCATAGACCATGTATTGATTGAAATTCCGGCCGGGGAGGAGTACAAGACGATCCAGACCTGCGACACCGTCTGGACTACCCTGACCGAAGAGCGCGCCGACCGATTTTCGGTGCTCGTAAACTTGGGTGGGGGCGTAGTAACCGATTTGGGGGGCTTTTGCGCCGCTTTGTACAAGCGGGGCATTCGTTGCGCCCAGGTGCCAACCACACTGCTAGCGCAGGTAGATGCTAGCGTCGGGGGTAAAACCGGCGTCGATTTTCTGGGTTTCAAAAACCAATTGGGCGTATTTCAGGAGCCTGCGGGCGTTTTTATCGAGCCGCAGTTTCTGACCACACTTGATCCGCGTCAGCTCAAAGCTGGTTATGCCGAAATCGTGAAGCATTGGTTAATTGCTGATGCAGAGGCGTTTAACACCGAGCGCCACAACGGCCTTTTTGTCGATGACTGGACCAGCATCATCCGCGAATCCGTGACTACCAAGCAGCGCATTGTAGCCGCCGACCCTTTGGAGGGTGGCCTGCGGAAAGTTCTTAACTTCGGGCACACGGTCGGCCATGCCATTGAGAGTTACTTACTAACGCAACCGGGCCGCGAAGTGCTACACGGCGAGGCCGTAGCTGCTGGCATGGTGTGCGAAACGTGGCTTTCGGTAAAAAAAGGGTTGCTCGATGAAGACGCCCTCGACAAGATCGAAACCTTCCTCTTTTCGGTGTTCGAAAAGATTCAGTTTATCCTGCTGGAAACCGAAGCCATCGCCGAATACGCCCGGCAGGACAAGAAAAACGCAGGCGATGTGATCAATTGTACCTTGCTGGAACGCATTGGTAGCGCCGTGTACGACCAGCCGGTGACGCTTGCAGAAATCATCGATTCCTTGCGTTATTACCACCGCCTGTAG
- a CDS encoding bifunctional 3-deoxy-7-phosphoheptulonate synthase/chorismate mutase type II — protein sequence METTAATDTFFTRKLAAKGQPLIFAGPCSAETEAQILTTAWALKDLGVDLFRSGIWKPRTRPGSFEGIGTVGLKWLQRVRTEVGIPVTVEVATPRHVEEALAHDVDVLWIGARTTVNPFAVQELADALAGTGVPVMVKNPVNPDVALWAGALERLERAGIRDLAAIHRGFSTFAPSRYRNAPTWQIAIELKTRFPHIPLICDPSHMGGKRDLILPIAQKALDLDYDGLIIETHPDPDHALSDAEQQVTPARLGEILGELKYRYRSSNNADYINKAEELRQKMDVADREIVEALARRMALVEELAEYKRENNVKILQLDRWNEIFTSRPEWAAKLHVNEKFVAELYKLIHLESIRKQTEVLNRPE from the coding sequence ATGGAAACCACTGCTGCTACCGATACTTTCTTCACTCGCAAATTAGCTGCCAAGGGCCAACCCCTGATTTTCGCCGGGCCGTGCAGCGCCGAAACCGAGGCCCAGATCTTGACTACGGCTTGGGCCCTTAAGGATTTAGGCGTGGATTTGTTCCGGTCGGGAATCTGGAAGCCACGTACCCGGCCCGGCTCCTTCGAGGGCATCGGCACGGTGGGCCTGAAGTGGCTGCAACGCGTGCGCACCGAAGTCGGCATCCCCGTTACCGTCGAAGTAGCCACGCCGCGCCACGTCGAAGAGGCGCTAGCACACGACGTCGATGTACTCTGGATTGGGGCGCGTACCACCGTCAACCCGTTTGCTGTGCAGGAATTGGCCGATGCGCTGGCTGGAACAGGCGTGCCCGTCATGGTCAAAAATCCGGTCAACCCCGACGTGGCACTGTGGGCCGGGGCGTTGGAGCGGCTGGAGCGCGCCGGCATCCGGGACTTGGCGGCGATTCACCGTGGGTTCAGCACGTTTGCGCCTTCGCGTTACCGCAACGCGCCGACTTGGCAAATCGCCATTGAACTCAAAACTCGCTTTCCACACATTCCGTTGATTTGCGATCCGAGCCACATGGGCGGCAAGCGCGACCTGATTTTGCCCATCGCCCAGAAAGCACTCGACCTCGATTACGATGGGCTGATCATCGAAACCCACCCCGACCCCGACCATGCCCTCAGCGATGCGGAGCAGCAAGTGACGCCTGCGCGGCTCGGCGAAATCTTAGGTGAACTCAAGTACCGCTACCGCTCCAGCAACAACGCCGACTACATTAATAAGGCTGAGGAGCTACGGCAGAAAATGGATGTGGCCGACCGCGAAATCGTCGAAGCGCTGGCCCGGCGCATGGCTTTGGTAGAGGAGCTGGCCGAATACAAGCGAGAAAACAACGTCAAGATTCTGCAGTTGGATCGCTGGAACGAAATCTTCACGTCGCGGCCGGAATGGGCAGCCAAGCTGCACGTCAACGAGAAATTCGTGGCCGAGCTGTATAAGCTCATCCATTTGGAAAGTATTCGAAAGCAAACGGAAGTGCTCAACCGCCCAGAATAG
- a CDS encoding proline dehydrogenase family protein — protein MPVTQAPPISFEDTAVAFASKPDFALRKMYALFAAMNNNTLVKAGGGLMKVALKWHLPGTKALIKSTIFNQFCGGETIKQCVPVVEELGRYNIGTILDYSVEGEGSDKSFDHTRDEILATIDLAHRSKHIPFSVFKVTGLADSGVLEKVQASQPLSAAEQASYDRSKARVDAICERAHRYGVRVFVDAEESWFQETIDNLAYDMMAKYNRESAIVFNTYQLYRHDRLEAIQRDCENAQRDGYYLGAKLVRGAYMEKEARRAVAQGYPTPINPTKEASDQLYNDALRYCVEHVGRISICAGTHNEASSLLLTQLMQQHGLRPGDQRIWFAQLYGMSDNLSYNLANAGYNTAKYVPYGPVEAVMPYLLRRADENTAIAGQSSREFLLIQKEISRRKSIR, from the coding sequence ATGCCTGTAACCCAAGCTCCGCCCATTTCCTTCGAAGACACGGCCGTCGCGTTTGCCTCCAAACCCGATTTTGCACTGCGCAAGATGTACGCCCTGTTCGCCGCCATGAACAACAACACGCTAGTGAAAGCCGGCGGCGGCCTGATGAAAGTCGCCCTGAAATGGCATCTTCCTGGTACTAAGGCACTTATAAAAAGCACCATTTTCAACCAATTTTGCGGGGGCGAAACCATCAAGCAATGTGTGCCGGTAGTAGAAGAGCTAGGCCGCTATAACATCGGCACCATTCTGGACTATTCGGTGGAGGGTGAAGGCAGCGACAAAAGCTTCGACCACACCCGCGACGAGATTCTGGCGACCATCGATCTGGCGCATCGCTCCAAGCACATCCCCTTTTCGGTGTTTAAAGTAACCGGCCTCGCCGATAGCGGAGTGCTGGAGAAAGTACAGGCTAGCCAGCCTCTATCGGCCGCCGAGCAGGCCAGCTACGATCGCTCCAAAGCCCGCGTCGATGCCATTTGCGAGCGGGCTCACCGCTATGGCGTTCGGGTGTTCGTGGATGCCGAGGAAAGCTGGTTTCAGGAGACCATCGACAACCTCGCCTACGACATGATGGCCAAGTACAACCGCGAGTCGGCCATCGTTTTCAACACCTATCAGCTGTACCGCCACGATCGATTAGAAGCCATTCAGCGCGACTGCGAAAACGCCCAGCGCGATGGTTATTACCTAGGAGCCAAGCTGGTGCGCGGGGCTTACATGGAAAAAGAAGCCCGTCGGGCCGTGGCGCAGGGGTATCCTACTCCTATTAACCCCACGAAGGAGGCATCAGACCAGCTTTACAACGACGCATTGCGTTATTGCGTGGAACACGTTGGCCGCATCAGCATTTGTGCCGGCACGCACAACGAAGCTAGCTCGCTGTTGCTCACGCAGTTGATGCAGCAACATGGCCTACGCCCCGGCGACCAGCGCATCTGGTTTGCCCAACTCTATGGCATGAGCGACAACCTGAGCTATAATTTGGCCAATGCGGGCTACAACACGGCCAAATATGTTCCTTACGGCCCCGTGGAGGCCGTAATGCCATACCTGCTTCGCCGCGCCGACGAGAATACGGCCATTGCCGGGCAGAGCAGCCGGGAGTTTTTATTAATCCAGAAAGAAATTTCGCGGCGTAAGTCTATTAGATAG
- a CDS encoding carboxy terminal-processing peptidase: protein MSSPRLKIGLYASLVLAVFVLASYKLYRRNDARAPQKDEVLIKAMLQGLTVAHYQPEKIDDTFSKRVYDLYLKRLDVNKKFLLQTDVAQLAKYQNDIDDEVKRGSHEFLDLSTQMVTQRTKDIQALYRDILSKPFDFTTEESFETEPDKMTFAADKAAQREDWRKFLKYQTMIRVSEMMDEQAKKKDKPLAATSVTPSAATTSEPIRTPAEMEVEARKRVLKYFDDQFNDLLQNDADDRLAVYANTIANTYDPHTEYFAPKDKDAFDLAMTGRFEGIGATLQEKDGQIKVNDIVPGSASYRQGELKAGDIILRVAQAAEEPVSVEGWRLDKAITLIRGKKGTEVRLTVRKADGSTKVIPIVRDVVVIEETYAQSATINEGGKKIGYIKLPGFYADFNENGGRSSAEDVKKELAKLQQENVQGVVLDLRFNGGGSLQDAVEMAGLFIDNGPVVQVKGSQGAASVLTDKDPRVQYSGPLVLLVNKYSASASEILAAAVQDYKRGVVMGTTTYGKGTVQRIFDLDDALPSEFNNLKPFGSLKLTTQKFYRINGGSTQFKGVVPDIMVPDAYAFLDQGEKESDYPLKWDEISPARYKTWNDAPQIAKLNDSSKKRVATNPSFRLMSEMVQRMVKRKNDTMVSLKLAAYRAEQQKAKVESDKYEEVQKAAQALAIAPLAVDLKAKGSDSVQVNRASRFVKPLKKDIILHEAVSVIKDEI from the coding sequence ATGTCTTCCCCCCGACTCAAAATAGGCCTATATGCCTCCTTGGTGTTGGCCGTCTTTGTGCTGGCTTCCTACAAATTGTACCGGCGCAACGACGCACGCGCACCCCAGAAAGACGAGGTTCTGATTAAGGCCATGTTGCAGGGGCTCACCGTCGCGCACTACCAGCCCGAGAAGATAGACGACACCTTCTCGAAGCGCGTGTACGACTTGTATCTCAAGCGCCTAGACGTCAACAAGAAGTTCTTGCTTCAGACAGACGTAGCCCAACTAGCTAAGTACCAAAACGATATCGACGACGAGGTAAAACGTGGTTCGCACGAGTTCCTCGACCTGAGCACCCAGATGGTGACGCAGCGTACCAAGGATATCCAAGCCTTGTACCGCGACATCCTGTCCAAGCCCTTCGACTTCACGACCGAAGAGTCGTTTGAGACAGAACCCGATAAGATGACGTTTGCAGCCGACAAAGCTGCCCAGCGCGAAGATTGGCGCAAGTTCCTGAAGTATCAGACCATGATCCGCGTGTCGGAGATGATGGACGAGCAGGCCAAGAAGAAAGACAAACCGCTGGCAGCTACTTCGGTAACGCCTTCTGCTGCAACCACTTCTGAGCCAATTCGCACTCCTGCCGAAATGGAAGTCGAAGCCCGCAAGCGTGTGCTAAAGTATTTCGACGACCAGTTCAACGACTTGCTCCAAAACGACGCCGACGATCGCTTAGCCGTGTATGCTAATACGATTGCTAATACATATGATCCTCATACTGAGTATTTTGCACCAAAAGACAAAGACGCTTTCGATTTGGCCATGACGGGCCGTTTTGAAGGCATCGGCGCCACGTTGCAAGAGAAGGATGGCCAGATCAAAGTAAACGACATTGTGCCCGGCAGTGCTTCCTATCGCCAAGGAGAGCTGAAAGCCGGCGACATTATTCTGCGGGTAGCGCAAGCAGCTGAAGAGCCCGTATCGGTAGAAGGCTGGCGCTTGGACAAAGCCATCACGCTTATTCGAGGCAAGAAGGGCACCGAAGTGCGCCTGACGGTCCGTAAGGCCGACGGCAGCACGAAAGTGATCCCTATTGTGCGCGACGTGGTGGTAATCGAAGAAACCTACGCGCAGTCGGCTACAATCAACGAAGGCGGCAAGAAAATCGGCTACATCAAGTTGCCAGGCTTCTACGCTGACTTCAACGAAAATGGTGGCCGCAGCAGCGCCGAAGACGTAAAGAAAGAGCTGGCCAAACTGCAACAGGAAAACGTGCAGGGCGTGGTACTTGACCTGCGCTTCAACGGCGGTGGCTCTTTGCAAGACGCTGTAGAAATGGCTGGTCTGTTCATCGACAACGGTCCTGTGGTGCAAGTAAAAGGTAGCCAAGGCGCCGCTAGCGTTCTGACCGACAAAGATCCACGCGTACAATACAGTGGCCCGCTGGTCTTGCTGGTGAATAAGTACAGTGCTTCCGCTTCCGAGATTTTGGCGGCCGCTGTGCAGGATTACAAGCGCGGCGTGGTAATGGGGACTACTACCTACGGCAAAGGCACGGTGCAGCGCATCTTCGATCTGGACGATGCTTTGCCTTCTGAATTCAACAATCTGAAGCCTTTCGGCTCGCTGAAGCTGACGACGCAGAAGTTTTACCGGATCAACGGTGGCTCTACCCAGTTTAAAGGTGTAGTTCCGGACATCATGGTGCCCGATGCGTATGCTTTCCTCGACCAAGGCGAAAAGGAATCGGATTATCCGTTGAAGTGGGATGAAATCAGCCCAGCTCGTTATAAGACCTGGAACGACGCTCCACAAATTGCCAAGCTCAACGACAGCAGCAAGAAGCGCGTGGCTACCAACCCCAGCTTCCGGTTGATGAGCGAAATGGTACAGCGCATGGTCAAGCGGAAGAACGACACGATGGTGTCGCTGAAGCTGGCTGCGTACCGTGCCGAGCAGCAGAAAGCCAAAGTGGAGTCGGATAAATACGAAGAGGTACAGAAGGCCGCTCAAGCGCTAGCTATTGCACCGCTGGCTGTTGATCTCAAAGCCAAAGGCAGCGATTCGGTACAAGTAAACCGCGCTTCACGTTTCGTGAAGCCTCTGAAGAAGGACATCATCCTTCACGAGGCCGTTTCGGTAATCAAAGACGAAATCTAG
- the lysS gene encoding lysine--tRNA ligase — protein sequence MQHLSEQEQIRRQKLEELQKLGIEPYPSELFDVNFYAQEILDNYHPELNNFQDVSLAGRVMSVRVKGKASFAELQDASGRIQLYINRDEICPGDDKELYNTVFKKLLDLGDFIGVKGRVFVTMVGETSIHVTGFTLLSKSLRPLPVVKERVDEATGEKITYDAFTDPEQRYRQRYVDLVVNPQVRDTFIKRTQLVQAMRNYLNDKGYLEVETPILQPLYGGAAARPFKTHHNTLDMTLYLRIANELYLKRLIVGGFDGVYEFSKDFRNEGMSRFHNPEFTQMELYVAYKDYYWMMDLVEEMVERVAMELHGKTEVQVGENLINFKRPWQRFTMYEAIQHFSGVDISEMDEAGLRETAAKLHVPLDPSMGKAKIIDELFGELCEPKLIQPTFITDYPVEMSPLAKKHRSKPGLVERFEAICNGKEICNAFSELNDPIDQRQRFEDQLELGKRGDTEAMVLDEDFLRALEYGMPPTAGLGIGIDRLSMIMTNSNSIQDVLFFPQMKPEYTKSENAPKTEAPK from the coding sequence ATGCAGCACCTCAGCGAACAGGAACAGATACGCCGCCAGAAGCTGGAGGAACTTCAGAAGCTCGGCATCGAGCCGTATCCTTCCGAGCTATTCGATGTGAATTTTTACGCCCAGGAAATTCTGGACAACTACCATCCTGAACTCAACAACTTCCAGGACGTGAGTCTGGCCGGCCGGGTGATGTCGGTGCGCGTGAAAGGCAAGGCTTCGTTTGCGGAACTGCAGGACGCTTCGGGCCGCATTCAGCTCTACATCAACCGCGACGAAATCTGCCCCGGCGACGACAAAGAGCTGTATAACACCGTGTTTAAGAAGCTGCTGGACCTCGGCGACTTCATTGGGGTAAAAGGCCGCGTCTTCGTGACGATGGTAGGCGAGACGTCTATCCACGTCACTGGCTTCACGCTGCTTAGCAAGAGCTTACGCCCGCTCCCCGTAGTGAAGGAGCGCGTTGACGAAGCTACTGGCGAAAAAATCACCTACGACGCCTTCACCGACCCCGAGCAGCGCTACCGCCAGCGCTACGTCGATCTGGTCGTCAATCCGCAGGTGCGCGACACCTTTATCAAGCGGACGCAACTGGTGCAAGCCATGCGCAACTACCTGAACGACAAAGGCTACTTGGAAGTAGAAACTCCCATCTTGCAGCCGTTGTACGGCGGGGCCGCTGCCCGCCCCTTCAAGACGCACCACAACACGCTGGACATGACGCTGTACCTGCGCATTGCCAACGAGCTGTATCTCAAGCGGTTAATTGTGGGCGGTTTCGACGGCGTGTATGAGTTCTCGAAGGACTTCCGCAACGAAGGCATGTCACGCTTCCACAACCCCGAGTTCACCCAGATGGAGCTCTACGTAGCCTACAAAGACTACTATTGGATGATGGACCTCGTGGAGGAAATGGTCGAGCGCGTGGCGATGGAGCTACACGGGAAAACGGAAGTACAAGTCGGTGAGAACCTGATCAACTTCAAGCGGCCGTGGCAACGTTTCACTATGTACGAAGCCATCCAGCACTTTTCAGGCGTCGACATTTCGGAAATGGACGAAGCGGGCTTACGCGAAACTGCCGCCAAGCTGCACGTGCCACTTGACCCCAGCATGGGCAAAGCCAAAATCATCGACGAGCTATTCGGCGAGCTGTGCGAGCCAAAGCTGATTCAGCCGACTTTCATCACCGATTACCCCGTCGAGATGTCGCCGCTGGCCAAAAAGCACCGCTCCAAGCCCGGCTTGGTAGAACGCTTCGAAGCGATCTGCAACGGCAAGGAAATCTGTAATGCGTTCTCAGAACTCAATGACCCCATCGACCAGCGCCAGCGCTTCGAAGACCAGTTGGAACTGGGCAAGCGCGGCGACACCGAAGCGATGGTGCTCGACGAAGATTTTCTGCGCGCCCTAGAATACGGCATGCCGCCCACCGCGGGCCTGGGCATAGGCATCGACCGCCTGAGCATGATCATGACCAACTCCAACTCGATTCAGGATGTGCTCTTCTTCCCGCAAATGAAGCCCGAGTACACCAAGTCGGAAAACGCGCCCAAAACGGAAGCGCCGAAGTAA
- a CDS encoding YtxH domain-containing protein, whose protein sequence is MKDNSGKVILSLLAGATAGIVAGLLLAPETGDETRSGLKKSAAKLGDDLSKLLKDGLARVNDLKGSATGDQQPAGQSAADEVLQSMAGDTGTGSHHGAEPVTSPDDRSIASTQSPSGTSLSDVGGDDAPDGGLGRPGASSYGQGL, encoded by the coding sequence ATGAAAGACAACAGTGGCAAAGTAATTCTCTCCCTGCTCGCCGGCGCAACAGCGGGCATCGTTGCTGGCTTGTTGCTGGCGCCCGAAACCGGCGACGAAACCCGCAGCGGCCTCAAAAAGTCGGCTGCTAAGCTGGGCGACGACCTCAGCAAGCTGCTCAAAGACGGCCTCGCCCGCGTAAACGACCTCAAAGGCAGCGCCACCGGCGACCAACAGCCCGCCGGGCAATCGGCAGCCGACGAAGTACTCCAGTCCATGGCCGGCGATACCGGTACGGGCTCGCACCACGGCGCCGAACCCGTCACCAGCCCCGACGACCGCAGCATCGCCTCCACCCAATCGCCTAGCGGCACCAGCCTCAGCGACGTAGGTGGCGACGACGCTCCCGACGGAGGCCTCGGGCGCCCAGGCGCCAGCAGCTACGGCCAAGGTTTGTAG